A portion of the Sphingobacterium spiritivorum genome contains these proteins:
- a CDS encoding DUF1801 domain-containing protein: MKTLADYYLSQQEPHKSCLLALRDIILALDPDITHELKYGMPFFCYKGKMFCYLWIHKSYGQPYIGIVEGKHIIHPMLITEKRARMKIMLLDSDKDLPLSSIKDIVYQAIQLYKNGTIAIPNKKSQ, from the coding sequence ATGAAAACACTGGCGGATTATTATTTATCACAGCAGGAACCTCATAAAAGTTGTCTGTTAGCACTACGGGATATTATTCTGGCTTTAGATCCGGATATAACACATGAACTAAAATATGGTATGCCTTTCTTTTGTTATAAAGGAAAAATGTTCTGCTACCTATGGATACACAAATCCTATGGACAGCCCTATATTGGAATTGTTGAAGGTAAGCACATTATACACCCCATGCTGATAACTGAAAAAAGAGCACGAATGAAGATCATGCTTTTAGATTCGGATAAAGATTTACCGCTTTCCTCCATCAAAGATATAGTATATCAGGCTATTCAACTTTATAAAAATGGTACAATAGCAATCCCCAATAAAAAATCACAATGA
- a CDS encoding OsmC family protein, which produces MSKQHQYSLTVEWTGNTGLGTKSYTSYSRNHTIQSENKAIIEASSDPAFRGDPQRYNPEELLLSSVSSCHMLWYLHFCSQHNITVLAYVDQPEGTMLENGDGSGYFTGITLHPQIEIAEEDKIALAQDLHRKANTYCFIANSLNFKIEHKAIIKVGK; this is translated from the coding sequence ATGAGTAAACAGCATCAATACAGTTTAACGGTAGAATGGACTGGTAATACGGGTCTAGGGACTAAAAGTTATACTTCCTACAGCCGTAACCATACTATCCAGTCTGAAAACAAAGCCATTATTGAAGCCTCTTCAGACCCGGCTTTCAGAGGAGATCCGCAAAGATACAATCCGGAAGAGCTGCTTCTATCCTCTGTTTCTTCCTGCCACATGCTCTGGTATCTGCACTTCTGTTCACAGCACAATATTACAGTACTGGCCTATGTGGATCAGCCGGAAGGAACTATGCTGGAAAATGGAGATGGAAGTGGGTATTTTACCGGAATAACTTTACATCCGCAAATAGAAATAGCAGAAGAAGATAAAATTGCACTGGCACAAGACTTACATCGCAAGGCTAATACATATTGCTTTATAGCCAACTCGCTCAATTTCAAAATAGAACATAAGGCTATAATCAAAGTCGGTAAATAA